A genomic stretch from Desulfonauticus submarinus includes:
- a CDS encoding methyl-accepting chemotaxis protein produces the protein MFSRIKFGTKLFVAVICVLGISILSVSFLNYYQFQKTLFRVGKSSLEEISQCIYNAISMQKNIERTTLIPQLEKYVLDASKKFNGKVFVFNSNGKILIHSDRSLEGRSVFNFIKNKIIFDSKRGVVSYSLNGKTYLLITRYLKPLDWNIAVQIKKSDLLQDVDKRLFFNSIIVFILIVVVSSILLWFFLQVIIKPLRLLAYKSEEIAEGNFSIEFSYQAKDAIGELSHSFQIMVEHIKNMFLEIRGGVGMLSSSAAELNVIADEINSNSEKTNTLVTSAVGAAGSLNESMHSVAHIMQQASDNINTVASAAEEFSITIDEVAQNTSKAKSVATKAVDKANNASQRVNKLGIAANEISVVTETINAIASQTNLLALNATIEAARAGEAGKGFAVVANEIKELAKQTAVATEEIKQKIEAIQQETDFTVKEIQDISKVIKDIDEIITTIAVSVEQQSVTTKDIATNVSQAADGLVGVSQQVNESAVAAENIAKEIENVKEIADLMAVSSSHVFDFSEKLLDLADKLNKLLKRYKIDLECELLPKCGFFKKYKGTKDALLKGFLQSYCKGPMMNECKRKQYRQQHGVPPSDDMMPNGKIVEGLEK, from the coding sequence GGGTAAGTCGTCTTTAGAAGAAATTTCTCAATGTATTTATAATGCTATATCTATGCAGAAAAATATAGAAAGAACAACTTTAATCCCTCAACTTGAGAAATATGTTTTAGATGCTTCTAAAAAGTTTAATGGAAAAGTATTTGTTTTTAATTCTAATGGCAAAATATTAATCCATTCTGATCGAAGTTTAGAGGGAAGAAGTGTATTTAATTTTATTAAAAATAAAATAATTTTTGATTCAAAAAGAGGAGTTGTTAGTTATTCTTTAAATGGAAAAACCTATTTATTAATAACTCGTTATCTTAAGCCATTGGATTGGAATATCGCTGTGCAAATAAAAAAGAGTGATTTGTTACAAGATGTAGACAAAAGATTATTTTTTAATAGTATAATAGTTTTTATTTTAATCGTTGTAGTTAGTTCTATCTTGCTATGGTTTTTTTTACAAGTGATCATTAAACCATTACGGTTATTAGCGTATAAAAGCGAGGAAATTGCAGAAGGAAATTTTTCTATAGAATTTTCTTATCAGGCAAAAGATGCAATAGGAGAGTTGTCTCATTCTTTTCAAATAATGGTAGAACATATAAAAAACATGTTTCTTGAAATTAGAGGTGGTGTGGGGATGTTATCCTCTTCTGCTGCAGAACTAAATGTTATTGCTGATGAAATAAATTCTAACTCAGAAAAAACTAATACGTTAGTTACTAGTGCTGTTGGAGCTGCAGGGAGTTTGAATGAGAGTATGCATTCTGTAGCTCATATTATGCAACAAGCATCAGATAATATTAATACAGTTGCTTCTGCAGCAGAAGAATTTTCTATTACTATTGACGAAGTTGCTCAAAACACTTCTAAAGCTAAAAGTGTAGCTACAAAAGCAGTGGATAAAGCGAATAATGCTTCTCAAAGAGTTAATAAGCTGGGCATAGCAGCAAATGAAATTAGTGTAGTAACTGAGACAATAAATGCAATAGCGTCTCAAACCAATTTGTTGGCATTAAATGCTACTATTGAAGCTGCTAGAGCTGGAGAAGCAGGAAAAGGTTTTGCTGTTGTAGCTAATGAAATTAAAGAGTTAGCTAAACAGACTGCTGTGGCTACTGAGGAAATAAAACAAAAGATAGAAGCAATTCAGCAAGAGACAGATTTTACTGTAAAAGAGATCCAAGATATATCCAAAGTAATAAAGGATATAGATGAAATTATTACTACAATTGCTGTTTCAGTGGAACAACAATCTGTTACTACAAAAGATATTGCAACTAATGTGAGTCAAGCTGCAGATGGTCTTGTAGGGGTTTCTCAACAAGTTAATGAAAGTGCTGTTGCTGCAGAAAATATTGCAAAGGAAATAGAAAATGTAAAGGAAATCGCTGATTTAATGGCTGTTTCAAGTTCTCATGTTTTTGATTTTAGTGAGAAGTTGTTGGATTTAGCAGATAAGTTAAATAAATTATTAAAAAGGTATAAGATTGATTTAGAGTGTGAGCTGTTGCCCAAATGTGGTTTTTTTAAAAAATATAAGGGAACAAAAGATGCTCTTTTAAAAGGATTTTTGCAGAGTTATTGTAAAGGCCCTATGATGAATGAATGTAAAAGAAAGCAATATAGACAGCAGCATGGAGTTCCTCCTAGTGATGATATGATGCCAAATGGCAAAATAGTAGAAGGATTGGAAAAATAG
- a CDS encoding NAD(P)H-dependent glycerol-3-phosphate dehydrogenase, which yields MKKIAVLGGGSWGTTLANLLAENAKLEVFLWIREKELLAEVKAKGENTWYLPGVKLHSNLRTSADITEVLMDANYFLVVVPCQYIRGVLQEVKDMFPVNPIVICASKGIEIESLSPLSKVINDVLSEKKPIYAILSGPSFAKEVSAKLPTAVSLGCINEKVGRDLQQLFSNSYFRVYYNPDYRGVELGGALKNIIALAAGIADGLGFGHDARAALITRGLAEMSRLGIALGAKERTFMGLSGMGDLVLTCTGDLSRNRQVGLRLGQGEKLKEIINSMRMVAEGVKTTKAVYRLAQSLNVEMPITEQVYAILYDNKDPRQAVCELMERKLKEE from the coding sequence GTGAAAAAAATAGCAGTTCTAGGAGGAGGAAGCTGGGGAACAACTTTAGCCAACTTATTAGCTGAGAATGCTAAGTTAGAGGTATTTCTTTGGATACGTGAAAAAGAATTACTTGCTGAAGTAAAGGCAAAAGGTGAAAACACTTGGTACTTACCTGGAGTTAAATTACATTCTAATTTAAGAACTTCTGCAGATATTACAGAAGTCCTTATGGATGCGAACTATTTTCTAGTGGTTGTTCCCTGTCAATATATTCGTGGAGTTTTGCAAGAAGTAAAAGATATGTTCCCTGTTAATCCTATAGTAATTTGTGCTAGTAAAGGGATAGAGATAGAGAGCCTTAGTCCTCTTTCAAAGGTAATTAATGATGTTTTGAGTGAAAAAAAACCTATATATGCAATCCTTTCAGGTCCTTCTTTTGCAAAAGAAGTAAGTGCAAAGTTACCCACAGCAGTTAGTTTAGGATGTATTAATGAAAAAGTGGGAAGGGACCTTCAACAACTTTTTTCAAATTCTTATTTTAGAGTTTATTATAATCCTGATTATAGAGGGGTTGAGTTGGGAGGAGCTTTGAAAAATATTATTGCCTTAGCTGCAGGTATTGCTGATGGTTTGGGTTTTGGACATGATGCAAGAGCTGCACTTATTACTAGGGGACTTGCAGAGATGAGTAGGCTTGGTATAGCTTTAGGGGCAAAAGAGAGAACATTTATGGGACTCTCTGGAATGGGTGATTTGGTTTTAACGTGTACAGGAGATCTTAGTAGAAATAGACAGGTTGGACTTAGGCTTGGACAAGGAGAAAAGTTAAAAGAAATAATTAATTCTATGCGTATGGTGGCTGAAGGCGTTAAAACAACCAAAGCAGTATATAGATTAGCTCAGAGTTTAAATGTTGAGATGCCAATAACAGAGCAGGTATACGCTATTTTGTATGATAATAAGGATCCCAGACAGGCTGTTTGTGAATTAATGGAAAGAAAATTAAAAGAAGAGTAG
- a CDS encoding ABC transporter permease — protein sequence MNLIMWRLLLQKIFSKILSFTITFLGITIISFWVIHLAPGSPTDLQTTLNPKASSEARERLLKLYGLDKPLHVQYVEWLKRVIHFDFGNSLSGDHRPVWEKIKERLPLTLTLNAVSLFLVFILAIPIGILSAVYVNSWFDKLMTVFVFIGFSIPSFWLALLLILGLSIWLPIFPISGLTSLGFESFTFWEKCLDLARHLALPVFVFTLTGLAGFSRYMRASMLEILGQDFILLARAKGLPYWRVVLKHAGKNALLPIITILGLSVPGLIGGSVIVESIFALPGLGQLFYQAVMARDYPLILGNLVLGAILTLIGNFLADVGYTLVDPRTRK from the coding sequence ATGAACTTAATAATGTGGAGGTTATTATTACAAAAAATTTTTTCAAAAATTTTATCTTTTACCATAACCTTTTTAGGGATTACTATTATAAGTTTTTGGGTAATACATTTAGCTCCTGGTTCGCCAACCGACTTACAAACCACTTTGAATCCTAAGGCAAGTTCTGAAGCAAGAGAAAGATTATTAAAATTATATGGATTAGATAAACCCCTCCATGTGCAATATGTAGAATGGCTTAAAAGAGTCATTCACTTTGATTTTGGCAATTCTTTGAGTGGAGATCATCGTCCTGTATGGGAAAAAATAAAAGAACGCTTGCCATTGACTCTAACTCTTAATGCAGTTTCTTTATTTTTGGTTTTTATCTTAGCTATTCCTATTGGTATATTATCTGCTGTGTATGTAAATTCGTGGTTTGATAAATTAATGACAGTGTTTGTCTTTATAGGATTTTCTATTCCTAGTTTTTGGTTAGCATTACTCTTAATTCTTGGGCTAAGTATTTGGCTTCCTATTTTCCCTATCTCGGGCCTAACATCTTTGGGATTTGAATCTTTTACTTTTTGGGAAAAATGTTTGGATCTAGCTCGCCATTTGGCTTTGCCTGTGTTTGTTTTTACTCTTACAGGACTTGCAGGATTTTCGCGATATATGAGGGCCAGTATGTTAGAAATTTTAGGCCAAGATTTTATTCTTTTGGCCAGAGCTAAAGGTTTGCCCTACTGGCGAGTGGTTTTAAAGCATGCTGGTAAAAATGCCTTATTGCCTATTATTACAATTTTAGGCTTGTCTGTACCTGGATTGATTGGCGGAAGTGTAATTGTAGAGTCAATTTTTGCTTTGCCAGGGCTAGGACAGCTTTTTTATCAAGCAGTTATGGCCAGAGATTATCCTTTAATTTTAGGCAATTTAGTTTTGGGGGCCATTCTAACTTTAATAGGTAATTTTTTAGCAGATGTCGGTTATACACTGGTTGATCCCCGGACAAGAAAATAG
- a CDS encoding ABC transporter permease yields MRNERLFFFIGFGIVLGTSVLAVLAPYLAPYDPTAINVNAIFQPPSSLHWLGTDALGRDVFSRLLYGARVSLWVGFLAVGISIFIGLGLGLVAGYFGGLVDELIMRFVDIMLCFPSFFLILAVVAFLEPNLTNIMIVIGLTSWMGVARLIRAETMSLKNREFILAARLNGASVLRILLVHVLPNGIAPVLVSATLGVASAILVESGLSFLGIGVQPPIPSWGNMLMEGKDVLEIAPWLSIFPGLMILITVLGYNLLGESLRDMLDPRRHR; encoded by the coding sequence ATGAGAAATGAACGATTATTTTTTTTTATTGGGTTTGGCATAGTTTTAGGAACATCTGTTTTAGCTGTTTTGGCTCCTTATCTAGCGCCTTATGATCCTACTGCTATTAATGTAAATGCCATATTTCAGCCTCCTTCCTCTTTACATTGGCTTGGAACAGATGCTTTAGGACGAGATGTTTTTTCTCGTTTGCTTTATGGAGCAAGGGTGTCACTTTGGGTCGGGTTTTTAGCAGTAGGAATATCTATATTTATAGGTTTAGGGCTTGGGTTAGTTGCTGGATATTTTGGAGGTTTAGTAGATGAGCTTATTATGCGTTTTGTAGATATTATGCTTTGTTTCCCCTCATTTTTTTTAATTTTGGCAGTGGTCGCGTTTTTGGAGCCGAATTTAACTAATATTATGATCGTGATAGGCCTTACTTCTTGGATGGGAGTGGCTAGGCTGATTCGTGCAGAAACAATGTCTTTGAAAAATAGAGAATTTATTTTAGCCGCTCGTTTAAATGGAGCTTCTGTCCTAAGAATTTTGCTTGTTCATGTTTTGCCAAATGGTATTGCTCCTGTATTGGTCTCAGCCACTTTAGGTGTGGCCTCAGCTATTTTGGTTGAGTCAGGTTTGAGTTTTTTAGGGATAGGGGTGCAGCCTCCTATTCCTAGTTGGGGCAATATGTTGATGGAAGGAAAGGATGTTTTAGAGATTGCTCCGTGGCTTTCTATTTTCCCCGGCTTAATGATTCTTATAACAGTTTTAGGCTATAATTTGCTGGGAGAATCACTAAGAGATATGTTGGATCCTAGGCGACACAGATGA
- a CDS encoding glycosyltransferase, protein MRILTINCSLNLEFSKVGEVFSVNLPGGIIDLAKYPGALEFKPELIFHQENLGPRTLLIGLDKFHCPKVFWSIDTHLNFFWHKYYGKNYDIVFSAQPHWVDKFQEHNIHAEFLPWYVEKNKWISWSLRKHQLCFVGRISQYRPIRKRLINFLKQNFSDFIFKQDIGRDEMFCLYQQSKIVVNECIAGDLNFRFFEAMGNGALLVTPNLPCIDLLFEPEKEFVSYTHGLELRDKLKFYIKNDLKALSIARNGYEKSLKCHLAEHRVRKILSCVQDIESKKLDELEVYNNTILSLYFLSLNGINENCENKIDKFISTLPRDNFYWSLLLEVFIDKQQKLKELLDFLLLNKIGERDLELNAIGSEAALRLDNLRLAKLFLLRYVKGKNIVVEKLNSIDIHLFWAKEFLKEKRILRQGFLFDSKKHFPRAALEFIYLALEENQNNEQVLHLARVLAKKIAGQENFLLKVESWLSLLEPNNWRLNLDLVLTNLKNFRLKEAEEELYLAYENAKKQGEESLFWLRKKAILGEFEKAFFLS, encoded by the coding sequence ATGAGAATTTTGACAATTAATTGTTCTTTGAATTTAGAATTTTCAAAAGTAGGAGAAGTATTTTCTGTAAATTTACCTGGTGGTATAATTGATTTAGCTAAATATCCTGGAGCATTAGAATTTAAACCAGAATTGATTTTTCACCAAGAAAATTTAGGCCCCAGAACTCTTTTAATAGGTTTGGATAAGTTTCATTGTCCAAAGGTATTTTGGTCTATAGATACGCATTTAAATTTTTTTTGGCATAAATATTATGGGAAAAATTATGATATAGTTTTTTCAGCCCAACCCCACTGGGTCGATAAATTTCAAGAGCATAATATTCATGCAGAGTTTTTACCCTGGTATGTGGAAAAAAATAAGTGGATATCTTGGTCTTTACGAAAACATCAGCTATGCTTTGTTGGTAGAATTTCTCAATATAGACCGATTAGAAAACGCTTGATAAATTTTTTAAAACAAAATTTTTCAGATTTTATTTTTAAACAGGATATAGGCAGAGATGAAATGTTTTGTCTATATCAACAAAGTAAAATAGTAGTTAATGAATGTATAGCTGGGGATTTAAATTTTAGATTTTTTGAGGCCATGGGAAATGGAGCTCTTTTAGTTACTCCAAATTTGCCTTGTATAGATTTATTATTTGAACCAGAAAAAGAATTTGTTTCATATACTCATGGTTTAGAACTAAGAGATAAGTTAAAATTTTATATCAAGAATGATTTAAAGGCCTTATCCATTGCTAGAAATGGATATGAGAAGTCTTTAAAGTGTCATTTAGCAGAGCATAGAGTAAGAAAAATATTATCTTGTGTCCAGGATATTGAAAGTAAAAAACTAGATGAGTTAGAAGTTTATAATAATACAATACTAAGTCTTTATTTTTTGTCTTTAAATGGTATTAATGAAAATTGTGAGAATAAGATAGATAAATTCATATCTACATTGCCTAGAGATAATTTCTATTGGAGTCTTTTGTTAGAAGTATTTATTGACAAGCAACAAAAACTAAAAGAATTATTGGATTTTTTATTATTAAATAAGATAGGAGAAAGAGATTTAGAACTGAATGCTATAGGTAGTGAGGCCGCTTTAAGGTTAGACAACTTACGATTGGCGAAGTTATTTTTATTGCGTTATGTTAAAGGCAAAAATATTGTTGTAGAGAAATTAAATTCAATAGATATCCATTTATTTTGGGCAAAAGAGTTTTTGAAGGAGAAACGTATTTTAAGACAAGGTTTTCTTTTTGATTCCAAAAAACATTTTCCCAGAGCTGCCTTAGAGTTTATTTATTTAGCATTGGAAGAAAATCAGAACAATGAGCAGGTATTACATTTAGCAAGGGTACTTGCGAAAAAAATTGCTGGTCAAGAAAATTTTTTATTAAAAGTGGAAAGTTGGCTTTCTTTACTAGAACCAAATAACTGGCGTTTGAATTTGGATTTGGTCTTAACGAATTTAAAAAATTTTCGTCTAAAAGAAGCTGAAGAAGAATTGTATTTAGCTTATGAAAATGCCAAAAAACAAGGGGAAGAGAGTTTGTTTTGGTTACGTAAAAAGGCGATTTTAGGAGAGTTTGAAAAGGCATTTTTCTTATCTTAG
- a CDS encoding AAA family ATPase — MLEYLRIKNFSLLADQEMELSSGLNVFTGETGAGKSLLLKALTSLLGGSGQKITLRDETKKGIIEGVFIESDNEWIIRREVLSKRSRFFINDILASSAKVRELGDRLLLYVSQHGHKRLLNPKLATVLVDAFLLEDLKVKKEELCKKIDTLLKEKLKLEQKISELKEKKDFLAFQQKEIEKVNPKPGEEEELLGKVSKIKEEQKRYEKVEQLLALFNTRHFMEDFRELLDALGELAEDKDFLSYYEQAQDFFYLLQELEGKLGKYEFQPTYELDRLESRLYALANLKRKFNKSLEEIIRLKEEIEENLSFLDASKLELSKILKKEIKLKKELELVLQDLNKLREDKSRELAIKLKEELKSLGFSQGLEIYFQPYDFLLYDELKERRFKLLWQPNPGVNLEPLNKIASGGELSRFLLALMTLQGADRDTIIFDEIDTGIGGLTLLKVGEKIKQLAEKQQILLITHWPQLAVLADKHFRVEKKSKAKETIIVCKELKSKAERQQELSRMAGGGTQGDVLAQSLLSSV, encoded by the coding sequence ATGTTAGAGTATTTGCGGATAAAAAATTTTTCTCTTTTAGCAGATCAGGAAATGGAATTAAGTTCTGGCCTTAATGTTTTTACAGGTGAAACAGGAGCGGGTAAATCTTTATTGTTAAAGGCATTAACTTCTTTATTAGGGGGAAGTGGACAAAAGATTACATTGAGAGATGAAACTAAAAAAGGGATTATTGAAGGTGTGTTTATTGAGTCAGATAATGAGTGGATAATACGAAGAGAGGTTTTGTCTAAACGAAGTCGTTTTTTTATAAATGATATTTTAGCGTCTAGTGCAAAGGTGCGAGAATTAGGAGATAGGTTATTACTTTATGTAAGTCAGCATGGCCATAAGAGGCTCTTAAATCCTAAATTAGCTACTGTATTAGTTGATGCCTTTTTATTAGAAGACTTAAAAGTAAAAAAAGAAGAATTATGTAAAAAAATAGATACGTTATTAAAAGAAAAGTTAAAATTAGAACAAAAAATTTCAGAGTTAAAGGAAAAAAAAGATTTTCTAGCTTTTCAACAAAAAGAAATTGAGAAGGTTAATCCAAAACCAGGAGAAGAAGAAGAATTACTGGGCAAGGTTTCTAAAATAAAAGAAGAACAAAAAAGATACGAGAAAGTAGAGCAACTTTTGGCTTTATTTAATACTCGCCATTTTATGGAGGATTTTAGAGAATTATTAGATGCATTAGGAGAGTTAGCAGAAGACAAAGACTTTTTGAGTTATTATGAACAGGCCCAAGATTTTTTTTATTTGCTTCAAGAATTGGAAGGAAAGTTGGGTAAATATGAATTCCAGCCTACTTATGAATTAGATAGACTGGAGAGCAGGCTCTATGCTTTGGCTAATTTAAAGAGAAAGTTCAACAAATCGCTAGAGGAGATTATAAGGTTAAAAGAAGAAATAGAAGAAAATTTATCTTTTTTGGATGCTAGTAAATTAGAACTTTCTAAAATTTTAAAAAAAGAAATTAAATTAAAAAAAGAATTAGAATTAGTTTTACAAGATTTGAATAAACTTCGGGAAGATAAAAGTCGAGAATTGGCAATAAAATTAAAAGAAGAACTTAAAAGTTTAGGCTTTTCTCAGGGCTTAGAGATATATTTCCAACCCTATGATTTTTTATTGTATGATGAATTAAAAGAAAGAAGATTCAAGTTGTTGTGGCAACCCAATCCAGGAGTAAATCTTGAGCCTTTAAATAAAATAGCTTCAGGGGGGGAATTATCTAGATTTTTATTAGCATTGATGACATTGCAAGGAGCAGACAGAGATACGATTATTTTTGATGAGATTGATACTGGGATAGGAGGGCTTACTTTATTAAAGGTAGGGGAAAAGATAAAACAGTTGGCAGAGAAACAGCAGATTCTTTTAATTACTCATTGGCCTCAACTAGCTGTTTTAGCAGATAAGCATTTTAGAGTGGAGAAAAAGAGTAAAGCAAAAGAAACAATTATTGTGTGTAAAGAACTTAAATCAAAAGCAGAAAGACAACAAGAATTAAGTAGAATGGCTGGAGGAGGAACGCAGGGAGATGTCTTAGCCCAAAGTCTTTTAAGTAGCGTATAG
- a CDS encoding dihydroorotate dehydrogenase, producing the protein MSVVNTEVELGPLKLKNPILTASGTFGYGLEFSQFGDLASLGGVIVKGLSLKPRQGNPMPRIVETPCGMLNAIGLQNIGIDAFLKDKLPFLPFKDTAVIVNLYAHSVQEFGELAEILSQETRVAALEVNISCPNVKQGGVQFGQEPKMAFKVVEEVRKKAGPKPVIVKLSPNVTDIKEIARAVIDAGSDIVSLINTLSGMAVDIYTKKPKLKNIFGGLSGPAIKPVALKMVYEVASKFDIPVIGVGGISKVEDVLEFLLVGALAVQIGSANFMRPGLSFELVEELPHLMNKLGIVSLKEWVGSLEV; encoded by the coding sequence ATGTCAGTAGTGAATACAGAAGTTGAGTTAGGACCATTAAAATTAAAAAATCCTATTTTAACGGCCTCTGGTACTTTTGGTTATGGCCTAGAATTTTCTCAATTTGGCGATTTAGCTTCTTTAGGAGGAGTTATAGTAAAAGGCTTGTCTTTGAAACCCAGGCAAGGCAATCCCATGCCTAGAATCGTAGAAACTCCTTGTGGAATGTTAAATGCTATAGGCTTGCAAAATATAGGGATAGATGCTTTTTTAAAAGATAAGTTACCATTTCTTCCTTTTAAAGATACTGCTGTGATTGTAAATTTATATGCACATTCGGTTCAAGAATTTGGAGAGTTAGCAGAGATTTTGAGTCAGGAGACTAGAGTTGCAGCACTAGAAGTAAATATATCTTGTCCAAACGTAAAGCAAGGAGGTGTACAATTTGGACAAGAACCAAAGATGGCTTTTAAAGTAGTGGAAGAAGTGAGAAAAAAAGCAGGCCCAAAGCCTGTAATTGTGAAGTTAAGTCCTAATGTTACAGATATTAAAGAGATTGCTAGAGCTGTAATAGATGCAGGTAGCGATATTGTATCTCTTATTAATACCTTAAGTGGCATGGCAGTAGATATTTATACTAAAAAACCAAAATTAAAAAATATTTTTGGTGGTCTTTCTGGACCTGCTATAAAGCCTGTGGCTTTAAAGATGGTGTACGAAGTGGCTTCTAAATTTGATATTCCTGTTATAGGAGTAGGTGGTATATCTAAAGTAGAAGATGTTTTAGAATTTCTTTTAGTTGGAGCATTAGCTGTCCAGATAGGTAGTGCTAATTTTATGCGTCCTGGTCTTAGTTTTGAATTGGTTGAAGAGTTGCCTCATCTTATGAATAAGTTAGGAATAGTTAGCTTAAAAGAATGGGTTGGCAGCTTAGAGGTTTAA
- a CDS encoding HD domain-containing protein translates to MPQPLKDAISVCKAIIRNGYEAYIINSPLQKKALIDSNQEKEIDICTDISWESLEKIFPNVSPPLAKYSFAHLKEGETIFHFYNADTLDASYPEAALARLTPRLLKKLEARGELSLNLACPYIPRSKDAFDGFETLDSGQIAFKGIADETLKRDYLLAVRALRFSANYQMPIETNTWLAIVRAARRVVDYVSVVDIMDEWRKVEAENMWQFVQLLFDSMILHGLIPELAALSRVKHIKNPEEGEETVFEHTIEVMKRYPEELPYDWYGTLACLFHDVGKLYTAEEVDGQLTFYQHHQIGAKVTRKILRRLGFPSEDIDLICHLVKHHMRFHFMLTDKGIRRFKGLDEYPRLIEMVRADLKARNGSYREFNHNLKMLERAEISEELLEPLLNGHQIMEYTGIKPGPLVGVIRDELLQAQIRGDVNNLEEAVEFVRSYATKEKLS, encoded by the coding sequence ATGCCCCAACCGTTAAAAGATGCAATTAGTGTATGTAAAGCCATTATCCGTAATGGTTATGAAGCGTATATAATAAATAGTCCTCTACAAAAAAAAGCCCTAATAGATTCTAATCAAGAAAAGGAAATAGATATATGTACAGATATTTCGTGGGAGTCTTTGGAGAAAATTTTCCCAAATGTAAGTCCTCCTTTGGCAAAGTATAGTTTTGCTCATTTAAAAGAAGGAGAAACAATATTTCATTTTTACAATGCAGATACTTTAGATGCCTCTTACCCAGAGGCTGCACTAGCTAGACTTACTCCTAGGCTTTTAAAAAAGTTAGAAGCAAGGGGGGAATTGTCTTTAAATTTAGCCTGTCCTTATATCCCTCGTTCTAAAGATGCGTTTGATGGATTTGAGACTTTGGATAGTGGTCAGATTGCTTTTAAGGGAATTGCTGATGAAACTTTAAAACGAGATTATCTTTTGGCTGTTAGAGCACTTAGGTTTTCGGCAAACTATCAAATGCCCATAGAAACGAATACGTGGCTAGCCATTGTAAGAGCTGCTAGAAGAGTAGTGGATTATGTTTCTGTAGTAGATATTATGGATGAATGGAGAAAAGTAGAAGCTGAAAATATGTGGCAATTTGTTCAATTGTTATTCGACTCCATGATACTTCACGGTTTAATACCTGAATTGGCTGCCTTAAGTAGGGTAAAGCATATAAAGAACCCAGAAGAAGGAGAAGAAACTGTTTTTGAACATACTATTGAGGTAATGAAGCGCTATCCAGAAGAGCTTCCTTATGATTGGTATGGGACTTTGGCTTGCCTTTTCCATGATGTAGGTAAACTTTACACTGCAGAGGAAGTAGATGGGCAACTGACTTTTTATCAACATCATCAAATAGGAGCTAAAGTTACGCGAAAAATTTTAAGACGATTAGGTTTTCCGAGTGAAGATATTGATTTAATTTGCCATTTGGTAAAGCATCATATGCGTTTTCATTTTATGCTGACAGATAAGGGAATCAGAAGGTTTAAAGGATTAGATGAGTATCCAAGACTTATAGAGATGGTTAGAGCAGATTTGAAGGCTAGGAATGGTAGTTATAGAGAGTTTAACCATAATTTAAAGATGTTAGAAAGAGCTGAGATTAGTGAGGAATTGTTGGAACCGCTATTAAACGGTCACCAGATTATGGAATATACTGGTATTAAGCCAGGTCCACTAGTTGGGGTGATTAGAGACGAGCTTTTGCAAGCTCAAATTCGTGGAGATGTAAATAATTTGGAAGAAGCTGTAGAATTTGTGCGTAGTTATGCGACTAAGGAGAAACTTTCTTAA